Proteins encoded by one window of Actinocorallia herbida:
- the topA gene encoding type I DNA topoisomerase, translated as MPASNGSRSGVTRLVIVESPAKAKKIAGYLGNGYVVESSIGHIRDLPENAAEVPAKYKAEPWGRLGVNVDHEFEPVYIVNADKRQQVAKLKKLLSEADELFLATDEDREGEAIAWHLQEVLKPKVPVHRMVFNEITPDAIRAAAANTRDLNLQLVDAQETRRILDRLYGYEVSPVLWKKVMPKLSAGRVQSVATRLVVERERERIAFVPADYWDISADLGTGRDEEPNRFTAKLVSIDGTRVAQGRDFTSLGKVKGNARQLDEVFARALAGRLEGRPFKVTSVEQKPYTRKPYAPFRTTTMQQEASRKLGFSPKYAMQIAQRLYENGFITYMRTDSITLSQTAITAARSQASALYGPQYVPDKPRVYTAKVKNAQEAHEAIRPAGETFQTPAETRLTGDQFRLYELIWKRTIASQMKDAAGQSVSVRILGESSTGEAAEFGASGRTITFHGFLKAYVEGADDPESGTDDQESRLPVLTEGDVLDPHTLEAEGHSTRAPARYTEASLIKELEDREIGRPSTYSSIIGTILDRGYVFKKGTALVPAFLAFAVVQLLEKHFGNLVDYDFTAQMEESLDSIARGEAERVPWLDRFYHGEHGLKELVSDLGDIDAKEISSFPVKDDPGTMIRVGRYGPYLDRDGVRVNIPEELAPDELDKAKADELYAQPSGDRSLGRDPETGFEVVAKSGRFGPYVTEILPEELTTTASGRKKAGAPKPRTGSLFKDMSLDTITLEQALQLMSLPRVVGDLDGEQVTAQNGRFGPYLKKGTDSRSLTSEDQIFTVTIDEAKALYAQPKQRGRRAAAPPLRELGDDPVSKQPVTVKEGRFGPYVTDGETNASLRKGDEVEAITIERAAELLAERREKVAAAGPKPARKRTPAAAKTTAKTGTKTTAKAKSTTTRAKSQA; from the coding sequence GTGCCAGCCAGTAACGGCAGCAGGTCGGGAGTCACCCGTCTGGTGATCGTCGAGTCGCCCGCGAAGGCGAAGAAGATCGCGGGCTACCTCGGCAATGGCTATGTGGTCGAGTCCAGCATCGGTCACATCCGGGATCTCCCCGAGAACGCGGCCGAGGTGCCGGCGAAGTACAAGGCCGAGCCCTGGGGTCGGCTCGGGGTGAACGTCGACCACGAGTTCGAGCCGGTCTACATCGTCAACGCCGACAAGCGGCAGCAGGTCGCCAAGCTGAAGAAGCTGCTCAGCGAGGCCGACGAGCTCTTCCTGGCGACGGACGAGGACCGGGAGGGCGAGGCGATCGCCTGGCACCTCCAGGAGGTGCTCAAGCCCAAGGTGCCGGTGCACCGGATGGTCTTCAACGAGATCACCCCCGACGCGATCCGCGCCGCCGCGGCCAACACCCGCGACCTCAACCTGCAGCTCGTCGACGCCCAGGAGACCCGCCGCATCCTCGACCGCCTGTACGGCTACGAGGTCAGCCCGGTCCTGTGGAAGAAGGTCATGCCGAAGCTGTCGGCGGGTCGGGTCCAGTCCGTCGCCACGCGGCTCGTGGTCGAGCGGGAGCGCGAGCGGATCGCGTTCGTCCCGGCGGACTACTGGGACATCAGCGCGGATCTCGGTACCGGACGGGACGAAGAGCCCAACCGCTTCACGGCCAAGCTCGTCTCCATCGACGGCACCCGCGTCGCCCAGGGCAGGGACTTCACTTCCCTCGGCAAGGTCAAGGGCAACGCCCGGCAGCTCGACGAGGTGTTCGCCAGGGCACTCGCCGGGCGCCTGGAAGGCCGCCCGTTCAAGGTCACCTCCGTCGAGCAGAAGCCGTACACGCGCAAGCCGTACGCGCCGTTCCGGACCACGACCATGCAGCAGGAGGCGAGCCGCAAGCTGGGCTTCTCGCCCAAGTACGCGATGCAGATCGCCCAGCGGCTGTACGAGAACGGCTTCATCACCTACATGCGTACGGACAGCATCACGCTGTCCCAGACCGCGATCACCGCCGCGCGCTCCCAGGCGAGCGCCCTGTACGGCCCGCAGTACGTGCCGGACAAGCCGCGTGTCTACACCGCGAAGGTCAAGAACGCGCAGGAGGCGCACGAGGCGATCCGCCCTGCGGGCGAGACCTTCCAGACGCCCGCCGAGACGCGGCTGACCGGTGACCAGTTCCGGCTCTACGAGCTGATCTGGAAGCGCACGATCGCGTCCCAGATGAAGGACGCGGCGGGCCAGTCGGTCTCGGTGCGGATCCTCGGCGAGTCCTCGACGGGCGAGGCCGCCGAATTCGGCGCGTCGGGCCGGACGATCACGTTCCACGGCTTCCTCAAGGCCTACGTCGAAGGCGCGGACGACCCGGAGTCGGGCACCGACGACCAGGAGTCGCGCCTGCCCGTCCTCACCGAGGGCGACGTGCTCGACCCGCACACGCTGGAGGCCGAGGGCCACTCGACCCGGGCGCCCGCCCGGTACACCGAGGCGTCGCTGATCAAGGAGCTGGAGGACCGGGAGATCGGCCGGCCCTCGACCTACTCCTCGATCATCGGCACGATTCTCGACCGCGGCTACGTGTTCAAGAAGGGCACGGCGCTGGTCCCGGCGTTCCTGGCGTTCGCCGTCGTCCAGCTGCTGGAGAAGCACTTCGGCAACCTCGTGGACTACGACTTCACCGCGCAGATGGAGGAGTCGCTCGACTCGATCGCGCGCGGCGAGGCCGAGCGGGTGCCGTGGCTCGACCGGTTCTACCACGGTGAGCACGGGCTCAAGGAGCTGGTCAGCGACCTCGGCGACATCGACGCCAAGGAGATCTCGTCCTTCCCGGTGAAGGACGATCCCGGCACGATGATCCGGGTAGGCAGGTACGGGCCTTACCTCGACCGTGACGGCGTCCGTGTCAACATCCCCGAGGAACTCGCCCCCGACGAGCTGGACAAGGCCAAGGCCGACGAGCTCTACGCGCAGCCGAGCGGCGACAGGTCGCTGGGCCGCGACCCGGAGACGGGGTTCGAGGTCGTCGCGAAGTCCGGGCGGTTCGGTCCCTATGTGACCGAGATCCTGCCTGAGGAGCTGACGACGACGGCGTCGGGCCGCAAGAAGGCGGGCGCGCCCAAGCCGCGCACGGGCTCGCTGTTCAAGGACATGTCCCTGGACACGATCACCCTGGAGCAGGCGCTCCAGCTCATGTCGCTGCCCCGGGTCGTCGGCGATCTGGACGGCGAGCAGGTCACCGCGCAGAACGGCAGGTTCGGCCCGTACCTGAAGAAGGGCACGGACTCCCGGTCGCTGACGAGCGAGGACCAGATCTTCACCGTCACGATCGACGAGGCCAAGGCGCTTTACGCGCAGCCCAAGCAGCGGGGCCGCAGGGCCGCCGCGCCGCCGCTGCGCGAGCTGGGCGACGACCCGGTCTCCAAGCAGCCGGTGACGGTCAAGGAGGGCCGCTTCGGCCCGTACGTCACCGACGGCGAGACCAACGCGTCGCTCCGTAAGGGCGACGAGGTCGAGGCGATCACCATCGAGCGGGCCGCGGAACTGCTCGCGGAACGCCGCGAGAAGGTCGCCGCCGCCGGGCCCAAGCCTGCCCGGAAGCGGACGCCCGCCGCGGCGAAGACCACGGCGAAGACCGGGACGAAGACGACGGCCAAGGCGAAGTCCACTACCACGAGGGCCAAGTCGCAGGCATAG
- a CDS encoding DUF5703 family protein translates to MVEYTYLILNLPRGTTREAARQVMTEHAEYGGWELHTVRVHRDGRRRIQLRKKIIRARSTLHQPA, encoded by the coding sequence ATGGTGGAGTACACCTATCTCATTCTGAATCTGCCGCGAGGGACCACGCGTGAGGCCGCCCGGCAGGTCATGACCGAGCACGCGGAATACGGCGGCTGGGAACTCCACACCGTGCGCGTCCATCGTGACGGAAGACGCAGGATCCAGCTCCGCAAGAAGATCATTCGGGCGCGCAGCACCCTGCACCAGCCGGCTTGA
- a CDS encoding proline--tRNA ligase yields MRWSQMHIPTLRTDPADADAPSHRLLLRAGYVRQLMAGHYSLLPLAVRVRAKVIGIIREEMSRIGAQEFMLPAMHPREVWERSGRWEVMGEEMFRLKDRKGADLALGMTHEEIFGTLATELSSYKQLPQIWYQFQTKFRDEPRAKAGLMRTREFTMKDSYSFDLAAEGLDAAFDRHHDAYVRIFRRLGIPAIPVEASSGAMGGSASTEFMCPAEVGEDLVVHCPSCGYAANIEKAVSRLPETADEPGPASPERFATPGVRTIEDLARGFGATGDRQIKTLVYVLDEALTLVLLRGDHPLSEQKLSDATGATALRPARPEEIQEALGALPGSLGAVGVTGPPVLADEALRGRTDMFTGANTDDVHLRGVDVARDIAVTTWADLREVAEGESCARCGSPLEVRKAIEVGHIFKLGYKYADALGIEVLDDKGERTPVIMGSYGIGVERAMAAVIERHHDAKGIVWPLSVAPFQVAIVIAQSDDPDTAKAAEDLYTALLAAGAEVIIDDRAERAGVKFKDTELVGIPYRLTVGKRGLAEGTVELTTRATGETLRVPLPEAVAHVQGLLREPR; encoded by the coding sequence ATGCGTTGGTCGCAGATGCACATTCCTACATTGCGGACGGATCCGGCGGACGCGGACGCACCGAGCCACCGGCTGCTGCTGCGCGCGGGATACGTGCGGCAGCTCATGGCGGGGCACTACTCGCTGCTGCCGCTCGCGGTGCGGGTCCGCGCGAAGGTCATCGGGATCATCCGCGAGGAGATGAGCCGGATCGGCGCGCAGGAGTTCATGCTGCCCGCGATGCACCCGCGCGAGGTGTGGGAGCGCAGCGGGCGGTGGGAGGTCATGGGCGAGGAGATGTTCCGCCTCAAGGACCGCAAAGGCGCCGATCTCGCTCTCGGCATGACCCACGAGGAGATCTTCGGCACGCTCGCGACCGAGCTGAGCTCCTACAAGCAGCTCCCGCAGATCTGGTACCAGTTCCAGACCAAGTTCCGCGACGAGCCGCGCGCCAAGGCCGGGCTGATGCGCACGCGGGAGTTCACCATGAAGGACTCCTACAGCTTCGATCTCGCCGCCGAGGGCCTGGACGCCGCGTTCGACCGCCACCACGACGCCTATGTGCGGATCTTCCGGCGGCTGGGCATCCCCGCGATCCCCGTCGAGGCGTCCTCGGGGGCGATGGGCGGGTCGGCGTCGACGGAGTTCATGTGCCCGGCCGAGGTCGGCGAGGACCTCGTCGTGCACTGCCCGTCCTGCGGCTACGCGGCCAACATCGAGAAGGCCGTCTCCCGCCTCCCCGAGACCGCCGACGAGCCCGGCCCCGCGAGCCCCGAGCGGTTCGCCACCCCGGGCGTCCGGACCATCGAGGACCTCGCCCGCGGCTTCGGCGCCACGGGAGACCGGCAGATCAAGACCCTCGTCTACGTCCTCGACGAGGCGCTCACCCTCGTCCTGCTGCGCGGCGACCACCCCCTCAGCGAGCAGAAGCTCAGCGACGCCACCGGCGCGACGGCCCTGCGCCCCGCCCGCCCGGAGGAGATCCAGGAGGCACTCGGCGCCCTGCCCGGCAGCCTCGGCGCGGTCGGCGTCACCGGCCCGCCCGTCCTCGCCGACGAGGCGCTGCGCGGCCGCACCGACATGTTCACCGGCGCCAACACCGACGACGTGCACCTGCGCGGTGTCGACGTCGCGCGCGACATCGCCGTCACCACCTGGGCCGATCTGCGCGAGGTCGCCGAAGGCGAGTCCTGCGCCCGGTGCGGAAGCCCTCTCGAGGTGCGCAAGGCCATCGAGGTCGGCCATATCTTCAAGCTCGGCTACAAGTACGCCGACGCCCTCGGCATCGAGGTCCTCGACGACAAGGGCGAGCGCACCCCCGTCATCATGGGCAGCTACGGCATCGGCGTGGAGCGCGCCATGGCGGCCGTCATCGAGCGCCACCACGACGCCAAGGGCATCGTCTGGCCCCTGTCCGTGGCCCCCTTCCAGGTCGCCATCGTCATCGCCCAGTCCGACGACCCCGACACCGCCAAGGCCGCCGAAGACCTCTACACCGCCCTCCTCGCCGCCGGCGCCGAGGTCATCATCGACGATCGTGCCGAACGCGCCGGCGTCAAGTTCAAGGACACCGAACTGGTCGGCATCCCCTACCGCCTCACCGTCGGCAAACGCGGCCTGGCCGAAGGCACCGTGGAACTCACCACCCGCGCCACCGGCGAAACCCTCAGAGTCCCCCTGCCAGAAGCCGTCGCACACGTCCAGGGCCTGCTGCGCGAACCACGCTGA
- a CDS encoding M20/M25/M40 family metallo-hydrolase, whose amino-acid sequence MEDEVVELCRELIRIDTSNTGEVDGPGERVAAEYVAEKLEGVGIKTTVLESAKRRTSVVARIEGTEPSRDALLLHGHLDVVPAQASDWTHHPFSGEIADGCVWGRGAVDMKDMDAMILASVLDRARTGRRPKRDIVLAFLADEEAGGKYGAHFLVDEHPNLFEGCTEAVGEVGGFSLSVPGDRRLYLIETAEKGLAWMRLKAVGTAGHGSMIHDDNAVTELAKAVARIGQYQFPLQLTPTVRRFLEAACEAYGVDFDPKDPEASLPHLGTLARMIGATLRSTLNPTRLDAGYKTNVIPQHAEAQIDGRFLPGYEREFFETVDALLGDKVEREFVHYDIAVETEYEGNLVGAMEEALTWADPGAIPVPYCLSAGTDAKSFATLGMRCYGFAPLRLPADLDFSGMFHGIDERVPVDGLQFGVRVLDRFLDNA is encoded by the coding sequence ATGGAGGACGAGGTCGTCGAGCTTTGCCGGGAGCTGATCCGGATCGACACGTCCAATACGGGGGAGGTGGACGGGCCCGGGGAGCGGGTGGCGGCGGAGTACGTCGCGGAGAAGCTCGAAGGGGTCGGGATCAAGACGACGGTGCTGGAGTCCGCCAAGCGGCGGACGAGTGTGGTGGCGCGGATCGAGGGGACCGAGCCGAGCAGGGACGCGCTGCTGCTGCACGGGCATCTCGACGTGGTGCCGGCGCAGGCGTCGGACTGGACGCACCACCCGTTCTCGGGTGAGATCGCCGACGGGTGCGTGTGGGGGCGCGGGGCCGTCGACATGAAGGACATGGACGCGATGATCCTCGCGTCGGTGCTGGACCGGGCGCGGACGGGGCGGCGGCCCAAGCGGGACATCGTCCTGGCGTTCCTCGCCGACGAGGAGGCCGGCGGGAAGTACGGCGCGCACTTCCTCGTGGACGAGCACCCGAACCTGTTCGAGGGCTGCACCGAGGCCGTCGGCGAGGTCGGCGGGTTCAGCCTGTCGGTGCCGGGGGACCGGCGCCTGTACTTGATCGAGACCGCCGAGAAGGGCCTCGCCTGGATGCGGTTGAAGGCCGTCGGGACGGCCGGGCACGGGTCGATGATCCACGATGACAACGCGGTGACGGAGCTGGCGAAGGCCGTCGCGCGGATCGGGCAGTACCAGTTCCCGCTCCAGCTGACGCCGACCGTCCGGCGGTTCCTGGAGGCCGCGTGCGAGGCGTACGGGGTGGACTTCGACCCGAAGGACCCCGAGGCGTCACTGCCGCATCTGGGGACGCTCGCGCGGATGATCGGCGCGACGCTCCGTAGCACCCTCAACCCGACCCGCCTGGACGCCGGGTACAAGACGAACGTCATTCCGCAGCACGCCGAGGCGCAGATCGACGGACGGTTTCTGCCCGGTTATGAGCGGGAGTTCTTCGAGACGGTCGACGCGCTGCTCGGCGACAAGGTCGAGCGCGAATTCGTGCATTACGACATCGCCGTCGAAACGGAATATGAGGGAAATCTCGTCGGGGCGATGGAGGAGGCCCTGACGTGGGCGGACCCGGGGGCGATCCCCGTGCCGTACTGCCTCAGTGCGGGCACGGACGCCAAGTCGTTCGCCACCCTCGGAATGCGCTGCTACGGGTTCGCGCCCCTGCGCCTTCCGGCTGATCTGGATTTTTCCGGAATGTTCCATGGCATCGACGAGCGCGTTCCCGTCGACGGCCTCCAGTTCGGCGTGCGCGTTCTCGACCGCTTCCTGGACAACGCATAA
- a CDS encoding RNase H family protein, which yields MRPARSAPGGGAEGPPTGGPDARSAARTRLLGLTQWMAKWKRDSWRISETKVVENVGLGRLEAATATHEVTWKWVEGHSGVRQRTSR from the coding sequence ATGCGCCCCGCCAGGAGTGCTCCAGGAGGCGGCGCGGAAGGGCCGCCGACGGGCGGGCCGGATGCCCGGTCGGCCGCCAGAACTCGCCTTCTTGGCCTCACTCAGTGGATGGCGAAGTGGAAGCGCGACAGCTGGCGGATCTCCGAGACGAAGGTCGTCGAGAACGTCGGCCTTGGAAGGCTGGAAGCCGCCACCGCGACGCACGAGGTCACCTGGAAATGGGTCGAGGGCCACTCCGGAGTGCGACAACGAACGAGCCGATGA